A window of Oikeobacillus pervagus genomic DNA:
AAGGAGAAAAGGCTTTTGTGGCGGGGGCAGATATTAAACAGTTTCCGGAATTGGATGGGGAAGCTGGAAAAGCACTTGCTGCCCATGGACAGGAAATTTTGAATAAAATCAGTCAGCTCCCTTTTCCAGTCATATGTGCTATTAATGGATTTGCCCTTGGAGCTGGATGTGAACTTTCATTGGCTTGTGATATTCGTATTGCGTCCAAAAATGCTAAGTTTGGTCTCCCTGAAGTTGGACTTGGGATCATCCCTGGCTATGGGGGCACACAGCGGCTCGCCAAATTAGTGGGGATCGGAAAAGCAAAGGAATTGATTTTTTCAGGGGAGCTTATTTCCGCAGAAGAGGCGTATCGAATTGGCTTAGTAGAAAGATTAGTTCCTGTTGGAGAAAGCCTGAATTCGGCAAAGGAATTAGCGAACCAAATAGCGAAGAAAGGTCCAATAGCCGTTCAAAAGGCAAAACAAGCAATTGAACAGGGATCCAGTATGAGCATTCAAGAAGGATTAAAGTTGGAAGCGATGCTATTTAGTCAGCTTTGTGAAACAGAAGATAAGAATGAAGGAGCTCGTGCATTTTTAGAAAAAAGAACCCCAAATTTTAAACGGAAATAATTTAGTGAAAGGAGCAGTTCGATGAATAAAGTGAAAACGATTGGAGTAGTTGGGGCAGGAACAATGGGAAATGGGATCGCCCAAGTAGCGGCAGAGGCTGGGTATTCCGTAATTTTACAAGATCTTCAGGAGGGTTTTTTACAAAGAGGGCTAAATACTATCGAACGGAATCTAAACCGAGCAGTCGAAAAAGGCAAACTGGACCAAATTAGAGCCGAAGAAATCATCGGAAACATCCATGGAACGGTCAATATCCAAGAATTGGCGGATGCCGATGTGATCATCGAAGCGATCATTGAAAAAATGGAACCGAAAAAAGACTTGTTTAAAAAATTGGATGCCATTTGTAAAGAAACAACGATCTTTGCTTCCAATACATCCGGTTTAAGCATTACCGAAATTGCCGCAGCAACGAACCGACCTGATCAAGTAGTAGGAATGCATTTCTTTAATCCAGTCCCTGTCATGAAATTAGTAGAATTGATTAAAGGACAGGATACTTCCAATGAGACATTTGAATTAGCCCAACAATTAGTCAAGTCTTTTGGAAAAGTAGGAATTGTCATCAATGATGCCCCATTATTTGCGGTCAATCGAATTTTAGTTCCAATGATTAATGAAGCCATCTTCGTTCTCGCCGAGGGGACCGCAAGCGCAGAGGATATTGACGAAGGAATGAAACTCGGTGCAAATCATCCAATCGGCCCATTAGCTTTGGCCGACCTAATTGGACTCGATACACTCTTATTAGTCATTGAAACCTTATACACAGAAACAAGCGATTCAAAATACCGCCCATGCCCATTATTAAAAAAATTAGTCCGTGCAGGCCATTTAGGAAGAAAAACAGGCCAAGGATTTTACAGTTATTCTGCCACTAAGAAGCAACCCGTTACACAATAGGAGGACCAGAAATAGCGTAGACTCATGGGAGGTGCGAT
This region includes:
- a CDS encoding 3-hydroxybutyryl-CoA dehydrogenase, which translates into the protein MNKVKTIGVVGAGTMGNGIAQVAAEAGYSVILQDLQEGFLQRGLNTIERNLNRAVEKGKLDQIRAEEIIGNIHGTVNIQELADADVIIEAIIEKMEPKKDLFKKLDAICKETTIFASNTSGLSITEIAAATNRPDQVVGMHFFNPVPVMKLVELIKGQDTSNETFELAQQLVKSFGKVGIVINDAPLFAVNRILVPMINEAIFVLAEGTASAEDIDEGMKLGANHPIGPLALADLIGLDTLLLVIETLYTETSDSKYRPCPLLKKLVRAGHLGRKTGQGFYSYSATKKQPVTQ
- a CDS encoding enoyl-CoA hydratase/isomerase family protein; translated protein: MEEKQFFQVEVEDSLAILTIDHPPVNTLNPEILDQLDEIFDQLAQNPDIRVAILTGQGEKAFVAGADIKQFPELDGEAGKALAAHGQEILNKISQLPFPVICAINGFALGAGCELSLACDIRIASKNAKFGLPEVGLGIIPGYGGTQRLAKLVGIGKAKELIFSGELISAEEAYRIGLVERLVPVGESLNSAKELANQIAKKGPIAVQKAKQAIEQGSSMSIQEGLKLEAMLFSQLCETEDKNEGARAFLEKRTPNFKRK